The Pseudogulbenkiania sp. MAI-1 sequence TGCGGTCGACCAGGCGGCGCAGCAGCAACTCGTCCTCGTCCGAATCGAGCGCGTTGTCGTGCAGCCAAGCGCGCAGCTCGGGCAGGTGGGTCAGCGCGAACTGGGCGGAAATCTCGGCCCGGTCGGTGCCTTCGCGCACCATGGTGCCGTCGGCCCGGTCGCCCAGCAGCAGGCCGAGCGCATCGAGAATGATGGATTTGCCGGCGCCGGTCTCGCCGGTGAGCACGGTGAAGCCGGCGGAGAAGTCCAGTGCCAGCCGGTCGACGATGACGAAGTCTTTGACGTTGAGCGTAAGCAGCATAGGTTGGCGGGTTCTTTGGGGATCAGAGCAGGCGTTCGCCCCAGTGCAGCTTGTGCCGGAGCATGTCGTAGTAGTTGTAGCCGACCGGGTGCAGGATGCGCAGATGGTTGCGGTGGCGGCGGATCAGCACGCGGTCCATTTCCATCAGGTCGCAGTGCGACTGGCCGTCGAAGTGCACGCGGGCATCCAGGCCGCGCGTCAGCATGAACTCGACCTCGCAGGAGTCGTTGACGGCGATCGGCCGGTTGCTCAGCGATTGCGGGCAGATCGGCACCAGGGCGATGGCCTGCAGCGTCGGGTGCAGGATGGGGCCGCCCGAGGCCAGCGAGTAGGCCGTGGAGCCGGTCGGCGTCGAGACGATCAGGCCGTCGGAACGCTGGCTGTAGACGAACTGGTTGTCGACGAAGATCTCGAACTCGATCATCGAACCCACCGCGCCGCGGCTGAACACCACGTCGTTGAAGGCCAGTGCGTTCATCACCTCGGCGTCTTCGCGCATCACCGTCGCCTGCAGCAGGATGCGGTCTTCCGGGATGAATTCGCCAGCCAGGATGGCGTCCACCGAGCTCAGCATCTCGTGCAGCGGGATGTCGGTCATGAAGCCGAGGCGGCCCTGGTTGATGCCGACCATCGGCACGCGATACGGGGCCAGCAGGCGGGCGATGGAGAGCATGGTACCGTCGCCGCCGAGCACAATGACGATGTCGGCCAGCTTGCCCAGGTCGAGCCGGTCGATCAGGGTATAGGGTCCGGCTTCTTCGGGCGTGACGCTCTCGCGGTCGATCAGCACCGACACGCCGGAGGCGGCCAGGTGGTCGGCCAGTTGCCGCAGCGAGGCGACGATGGAGGATTTGCTGTGGCGGGCCACCAGGCCCACATTCTTGAAGAGACGATCCATGGCGTTATTGTACCGGTGTGTGGCCGGCCGTTCTCGGTTATCCGTGACTGGAACGCTTCATGCCGGTGGTTTCCAGCGCCTTGAGGTAGAAGCGTATCAGATCGGCCAGCGATTCTACGCCCAATTTGCTGAACAAGTTGGCACGGTGGGCTTCCACGGTGCGATGCGAGAGCTCCATGGCGCGGGCGATTTCCTTGCTGGTGAGGCCTTCGACCACCATCTCCAGCACCTCGCGCTCACGGCCGCTGATGCGGGCCAGGCGCTGCATCACTTCCAGCGTTTCGGTTTCCTGCTTGTGCTGCTGGATGCTGAGCCGGATGCCGCGGCGCAGGCTGTCGATCAGGCGGCTGGTGTCGATCGGCTTGGTCAGGAAATCGATGGCGCCTGCGCGAAAGGCGCGGCTGCATTGCTCGACGTCGCCGTGGCCGGTGATGAAGATGATGGGGATGGTGACGTCGTTCTGGATCAGCAATTCCTGCAGCGCCATGCCGCTCATCTGCGGCATGCGGATGTCGAGGATCATGCAGCCGATCTCGCCCTCGCGGTAGTCGCGGACGAACTCCTGTGCGTTGGCAAAGGTGACCGGGTGCATCCCTTGCGCCATGATCAGCATGGCCAGCGACTCCCTGACGGCGGGGTCATCGTCCACGATGAACACGCTGGGGGTCATGGTGTTGGTGCTACCGTCCATTCCTGGTTGCTTCCGATTGTTGTTTTACCTTGGTTGGGTGTTTTACCACGAATCGGCGGTTTGCCGGAGGCTTTACGGCAAGCCTGCCTGCCGGCGTGGGGTGGCTAGGGGCGGGTCCCGCCCGCGCGGCCGGGTGTCATCCTCCGTGTGGGCCGGGTGCCGTCAGGCGTCGGGGCCGTCGCGGCGCAGCATCGCCGGGAACGATTGCCGCAATTTGGCCAGCTTGGGGGCGATGATCGCCTGGCAGTAGGGTGCGCCCCGATTCTGGTCGTAATAACCCTGATGATAGTCCTCGGCTGGGTAGAAGGTACCGGCCGGGGCCAGCTGGGTGACGATCGGTGCGTCGAATACCCCTTGGTTTTCCAGCTCGGCGATGAAGGTGGCGGCTTCCTGGCGCTGGGCTTCGTTATGGAAGAAGATGGCCGAGCGATATTGCGTGCCGACGTCGTGGCCCTGCCGGTTCGGCGTGGTGGGGTCGTGGAGGGCGAAGAACACCGTCAGCAGATCGCGGTAGGAGAGGACTGTCGGGTCGAAGGTGACCTCGACCGCCTCGGCGTGGCCGGTCGTGCCGTCGCAGACCTCACGGTAGCTGGGGTCGGGGGTGTGGCCGCCGGTATAGCCGGAGATGGCGGACTGGACGCCTTCGAGCCGGTTGAAGGCCGATTCGAGGCACCAGAAACAGCCTCCGGCCAAGGTCGCCTTGTTCATTGCAGGGTCTCCTGTGTTTTGTCCGTGGCGGGCCACGGCCTGATCGAACAGCCTCACGGCTTCGCGCACCGTGGCGGCCTGGATGGCCACGGTGTCTTCGTCAGAAAGCCTTGACCAGGGCGAAGCGTGGCTGGGGCACGCCGTCGTGGGTGACGCTCTCCTCGAACATCGCCACCGGCCGCACCCACAGGCCGTACTCACCGTACAGTGCACGGTAGACGACCAGGGGTTCCTCGGTTTCCGAGTGCTGCGCACAGCCGATGACCTCGTACAACGGACCCTTGTAGTGGCGGTAAATGCCGGGAGTAATACTGCTCATGATGGGCTCCAGAGACGGTAGAACAGCGGCAGGTAGCGCTCTGCCACCTGGATGTTGAGCGCCTTGACGATGCGGAACGCCTCCTGGGAGGTGTCGATCCGCTCCGTCGGGCGGGTCTGCGGCGCCACGCGCGGGGTGGCGGCGTTAGTCGTGGTGTTGACGACGATGGCCTTGCTGCCGTCTGCCAGTTCGACAAAGCTCCCCGGCGGGTAGATCCCGATGATCTTCACCAGGTGGGTGATCAGCTCGGGGTCGAGCTGCTCCACCTTGCCGGCGTACAGTTCGCCCAGCGCCTGCTTGGGCTTGATGCGGGCGCGGTAAGTGCGGGGCATCATTTTGGCCGTCACCAGGTCCAGCGCATGCAGCCGGTGGGCCAGCGGCTCGATATCGTCGCCGGCCAGGCCAAACGGATAGCCCCGGCCGTTCTGCTTCTCGTGGTGCATCAGCACCAGAGCGTGCCACAGGGCATCCTCGACCCCGGCTTCGCGCAGCAGGGCCGAGCCCAGCAGGGGATGGGCTTGCAAGGTCTGGCGCTGCGCCGTGGACGGTTCCGCCTGCTGCGAGGCCATGCTGTCCTGCAGGCTGGCCGAGGCGATGTTCATCGTCAGCGCGGCGCAGACCAGTTGTTTGGCGTCGGCGGCCGGCAGCGCATAGCTCTGGCTGGCACGGGCGGCCAGCAGGGCGCAGTTGATGGCATGGTGCGCGGCGTAATGGCGGTACGGGCACAGCATGATGGCGGCGATGACCCCGTCGGTCTGGCGGCCGGCCATCTCGATCAGCAAGTCGGCCAGTTCCACCAGGCGCTCGCGGTAGTCGGCAAAGACCAGCACACGCTCGTTCAGCGCGTGCAGGTAGCTTGCCAGTTCCGGCACGGCCTGTAAGGGGCTGATGCTGGCGGGCGGAAGTGCCGGGATAGGGCCGGTAGGGGTGTCGGCGAGCAGGGACTGCTTGAATTTGTCGGTTAGCCGGTAGTGTAGTTCGGGTTCTTTTTTTTCGTTTTGAATGGTGACTTCGACCAGGCGGTTACGGATATAGATCGAGTCTGGCAGGCTCAAGCGCAATTTGTTTGCTCCGCACGAATTCTTGTATCTTTCGCACAAGTATAACCTGTCGGCGATGGTGCCGGGATGCCCTTTACGGTTGATCCGGGGCGCTCAGGGCAGCTTGGCCAGGCAATCGGCGAGCAGGGCGAACACGCCATCGGCGTCGGCCTCGGTGAGGTACAGCGCGTTGGCTGCCCGGCCACTCACGCCCCACCAATCCACCACCGTGGCGCCGCGCGTCAGCGCACTGGCCGTTTCCACCTCGACATTGACCCGCCGTCCGCTGAACAGGGATGGCTGGAGCAGATAGGCGACGACACAGGGGTCGTGCATGGGGGCTCCGTGCTGGCCGTAACGCTGCACGTCGTGGCGCTCGTGGTTGGCAAGGATGTCGGCCGCCAGCGGGCCGCAGCGGTTGGGCAGGGCGCGCAGCCGGGCGAGGCGGGGCGCGCTGGAGCGGACCTGATGGGTGACGTCCAGCGGCAGCATGACCAGCGGCACCCCTGAACCCAGCACGATGGCGGCGGCCTCGGGGTCGACGAAGACGTTGAACTCGGCGGCCGGCGAGATGTTGCCGCCGGCGAAATAGCTGCCGCCCATCAAGACGATTTCCTTGATGCGGGGCGCGATGTCGGGGGCCTTGCTGAGGGCGAGGGCGATATTGGTCAAGGGGCCGACCGGGCAGAGCGTGATGGTGCCGGCCGGGGCCGCGCGCAGCGTGTCGATGATGAAATCGACGGCGTGCCTGCCCTGCAGGGGCATGTCCGGTTCGTGGATCGGCACGCCGTCGAGCCCCGTCTTGCCATGGGCCTGTTCGGCGGTGACCAGCGGACGCAGCAACGGTTGTTCACAGCCGGCGTAAACCGGTACGTCGGGGCGCCCCGCCCATTCGCAGACGATGCGGGCGTTGCGCGAGGTCAGCGGCAGACCGACGTTGCCGGCCACCGTGGTCAGGGCCAGCAGGTCGACTTGGTCGCTGGCGCCAAGCAAGGCGAGGATGGCCGCGGCATCGTCCAGGCCGGGATCGGTATCGAAAATAACGGAGAGACGGGACATGGCGCTAGGTCTATGCAAGGTTGAGGGGGTGAACGAGGGCGCAGGCGGGCAGAAGCCTGTCACGGAGCTGTTCGCAATTCGAACCGGCTGCGGCCGTGACCAGATCCCTGGCAGGCTCTAGAATACCGCCTCCTGATTGTGAGGCATTTTCCATGAAGCTGGTACTCGCCCCGATGGAGGGGCTGGTGGACGACATCATGCGCGACGTGCTGACCCGTATCGGCGGCATCGACTGGTGCGTGACCGAGTTCGTCCGGGTGACCAGCACGCTCCTGCCGGCCAAGATGTTCTATCGGCTGGCGCCCGAATTGCACCGGGCAGCGCGCACCCGGGCCGGCACCACCGTGCGCGTGCAACTGTTGGGCTCCGATCCGGCCTGCCTGGCCGACAACGCCGCGCGTGCCGCCGAACTGGGGGCGCCGGGCATCGACCTCAATTTCGGTTGCCCCGCGCCCACCGTCAACCGCCATCGTGGCGGAGCGGTGCTACTGACCGAGCCGGAGCTGTTGTTCGAGATCGTGTCCGCAGTGCGCGCCAGCGTCCCGGCGGCGATTCCGGTCACCGCCAAGATGCGGCTGGGCTACGAGGACAAGAGCCTGGCGATCGAGTGCGCGCAGGCGATCGAGCGGGCCGGCGCCGACGAGCTGACGGTGCATGGCCGGACCAAGGTCGAGGGTTATCGCCCGCCGGCGCACTGGGACTGGATCGCCCGCATCCGCGAGAGCGTCGGCCTGCCGGTCATCGCCAACGGCGAGGTGTGGACGGTGGAGGATTACCGCAACATCCGCCGCGAGAGCGGTTGCGAAACGGTGATGATCGGCCGCGGGCTGATCGCCGCCCCGGATCTGGCGCGGCGCATCAAGGCGGGCGAGGAGGCGGAGCCGATGCCGTGGGCTGAGATGCTGCCCTGGCTGCGCGACTTCTTCGAGCAATGCCGCGAGCGGGCGGAGGGGTCGGCCTATCCGGCGTCACGGCTGAAGCAATGGCTGGGGCAGCTCAAGCACAGCTACCCGGAAGCGGTGGACTTGTTCGAGCAGGTGCGCCGTGAGCGGCAATCGACGGTGATCGCACAGATACTTGCTTCGCATAAGTAATTGTACGGATGGAGGATGTCATCATTATCGCCTAGAGTGGGAGTGCTGCAGGTCGTTTGCCTAAACGACGGCAGCGGTAGCATCGGTGCCTCTCAAGTTCCGGTTGTTACATTCCCCCCAAGCAAATTGATACGCCCTTCTCGCGAAGGGCGTCTTCTTTTGTGCGGGTGGATTTGCGGTGCCCGGCTACCTGTGGCTGTGCGCGGTTGTCACGGCAAGCGCCCCGTGGGGCGAAAAGCCTCGGTGTCTTGTCGAGGAGGTGCGGCGAGTGGGGCAGATGTCAGACGAACTCGACCGGCACGAAATAGCTGCGGCCGGTGCGCGATACCAGCACCTGCGGTTGGCCCTGCACCACCGAGCGGAAGGCGCGCGGCAGGCGGCGCCAGTCGAGGAACTTCATCTTGATCTGTTGGTTGCTGTTCATCGTGCTTCCTCCTCAATCGATCTTGTGAATCACGTTGGTGACCACGCCCCAGATGAAGAACGAGGCGTCTTCCGGCACCTCAATCGGGGCAAAATCCGGATTTTCCGGCAGCAGGCGCACGCCCGTTGCCGTCTTTTCCAGCCGTTTTACCGTCAGCTCGCCGTTGACCACGGCCACGACAACCTTGCCATGGCGGGCTTCCAGCGAGCGGTCCACCACCAGCATGTCGCCGTCGTGGATGCCGGCGTTGAACATCGAATCGCCCTTGACCGTCACCAGAAAACTGGAGGATGGTTTGCGTACCAGATGGGTGTTCAGGTCGACGTCGGCTTCTTTCAGATCGTCGGCGGCGACCGGCGAGCCCGCAGGGACGCGGCTGGCGAACAGCGGCAGCGACACATTGGACAGCTCGCTGGTGAGCGAGCGGAACTCCTCCACGTGTAGTTCGCGCACGTTTCGGATGGCGCGGTATTCCTGCAGCCAGGCTTCCAGCACCGGCTTGAGCGGTTCCGGCACGCGCATGGCGACTGTCTTGTCACCGCCGAAGGCCGACTTTCTGCCTGCGCCCTGGCGTTTGCCTCCCTGGGTCATGCTGTTCTGCTCTGTGTCCTGACGATGATTTGATTCTGTACAAAATCAAAAGGACTGGCAACCGGAATGTGTCGGCAAGCTCGAAAACGATGGCGACAATGCAACAGGGCACCATGGACGCTTGCCGGCGAGGGGGATGAAGTGGCCATCGGTGAAGTTGTATTCCCCTGCACGGCGCTGGCCGGCAAGGGCATAGCCTGCTAGACTGTGCGCCTTTTGCCAACGCGCCAAGTCATTGTGAACAAAACGGATTTTTCCTCGCTGCCGCTGTCGGCCGCCATGCTCGACAACCTGGCCAGCCTCGGCTACACCCGCATGACCCCGATCCAGGCACAGAGCCTGCCGGTCATCCTCGATCGTCAGGATCTGATCGCCCAGGCCAAGACCGGTAGCGGCAAGACCGCCGCCTTCGGCCTGGGCCTGCTCGACAAGATCAACCCGCGCTGGTTTGCCGTGCAGGCGCTGGTGTTGTGCCCGACGCGCGAGCTGGCCGACCAGGTGGCCAAGGAAATCCGCCGGCTGGCGCGCTGCACCGACAACATCAAGGTGGTGACCCTGTGCGGCGGCACCCCGATGGGGCCGCAGATCGGCTCGCTGGAGCATGGCGCGCACGTGGTGGTGGGGACGCCGGGCCGGCTGCACGATCACCTGAGCCGCAACACGCTGGACCTGTCCAAGGTGCAGACGCTGGTGCTGGACGAGGCCGACCGCATGGTGGACATGGGTTTCTATGAGGAGATCGTCGGCATCGTCGCCGCCTGTCCGCGCCAGCGCCAGACGCTGCTGTTCTCGGCAACCTACCCGGACAATATCCGCAAGCAGAGCGCGCGTTTCCTGAAGAACCCGGTCGAGGTCAAGGTGGAGTCGCTGCACGACGCCAGCCGCATCGAGCAGCGCTTCTACAAGATTCAGCCGGAGCGGCGCCTGGCCACGGTGGCGGCCCTGCTCGGGCACTTCCGCCCGGTGTCGACCATCGCTTTCTGCAACACCAAGCAGCAGGTGCGCGAACTCGCGAATGAACTGCAGCAGCAGGGCTTTTCGGCGCTGGCGCTGTACGGCGAACTGGAGCAGCGCGAGCGCGACGAGATCCTGGTGCAGTTCGCCAACCGCAGCTGCTCGGTGCTGGTGGCCACCGACGTGGCGGCGCGCGGGCTCGACATCAGCACGCTGGAAGCGGTGATCAACGTCGATTTGTCGCATGATCCGGAAATCCACATCCACCGTATCGGCCGTACCGGGCGCGGCGGCGAGAAGGGGCTGGCGCTGAGCCTGGTCGGCCCGAACGACAGCAAGCGGCTGGCGCTGATCGAGAGCTACCAGCAGGCCAAGCCGGAGTGGGCCCATCCGGACGAGTTGACGAGTGGCGGCGGGCCGCTGGTGCCGCCGATGGTGACGCTGTGCATCGCCGCCGGTCGCAAGGACAAGGTGCGTCCGGGCGACATCCTTGGCGCGCTGACCGGCGAGGCCGGCATCGCCGGTCAGCAGGTGGGCAAGATCGCGGTGTTCGAATTCGCCAGCTACGTGGCGCTGGATCGCCACGTCGCCCGGCAGGCGTTCAGCCGTCTGTCCGAAGGGCGGATCAAGGGGCGCAGCTTCAAGATGCGTTTCATCGGCGCCTGAGCCCTGGTAGTAGCCGGCGCATAAAAATCAAAAAGCGGCCCTTCAGGCCGCTTTTTTGCGTGATGAATGCGCCCTCAGTGGGCATGCGTGTGATCGTGGCGGTGTTTCCAGTTGTCGAACAGCCAGGATATTCCCTTGATCACCCCGACCACGGCCAGCGCCGCCAGCAGGGCCAACGGAATCCACGGTGCGGAGACAAATAACACCACCGCCATGATGATGGCGATCATCAGTGCGCCAGTGTACCAGCC is a genomic window containing:
- a CDS encoding HD-GYP domain-containing protein; the encoded protein is MSLPDSIYIRNRLVEVTIQNEKKEPELHYRLTDKFKQSLLADTPTGPIPALPPASISPLQAVPELASYLHALNERVLVFADYRERLVELADLLIEMAGRQTDGVIAAIMLCPYRHYAAHHAINCALLAARASQSYALPAADAKQLVCAALTMNIASASLQDSMASQQAEPSTAQRQTLQAHPLLGSALLREAGVEDALWHALVLMHHEKQNGRGYPFGLAGDDIEPLAHRLHALDLVTAKMMPRTYRARIKPKQALGELYAGKVEQLDPELITHLVKIIGIYPPGSFVELADGSKAIVVNTTTNAATPRVAPQTRPTERIDTSQEAFRIVKALNIQVAERYLPLFYRLWSPS
- the msrA gene encoding peptide-methionine (S)-S-oxide reductase MsrA, whose protein sequence is MNKATLAGGCFWCLESAFNRLEGVQSAISGYTGGHTPDPSYREVCDGTTGHAEAVEVTFDPTVLSYRDLLTVFFALHDPTTPNRQGHDVGTQYRSAIFFHNEAQRQEAATFIAELENQGVFDAPIVTQLAPAGTFYPAEDYHQGYYDQNRGAPYCQAIIAPKLAKLRQSFPAMLRRDGPDA
- a CDS encoding nucleoside hydrolase, with protein sequence MSRLSVIFDTDPGLDDAAAILALLGASDQVDLLALTTVAGNVGLPLTSRNARIVCEWAGRPDVPVYAGCEQPLLRPLVTAEQAHGKTGLDGVPIHEPDMPLQGRHAVDFIIDTLRAAPAGTITLCPVGPLTNIALALSKAPDIAPRIKEIVLMGGSYFAGGNISPAAEFNVFVDPEAAAIVLGSGVPLVMLPLDVTHQVRSSAPRLARLRALPNRCGPLAADILANHERHDVQRYGQHGAPMHDPCVVAYLLQPSLFSGRRVNVEVETASALTRGATVVDWWGVSGRAANALYLTEADADGVFALLADCLAKLP
- a CDS encoding LexA family transcriptional regulator; protein product: MTQGGKRQGAGRKSAFGGDKTVAMRVPEPLKPVLEAWLQEYRAIRNVRELHVEEFRSLTSELSNVSLPLFASRVPAGSPVAADDLKEADVDLNTHLVRKPSSSFLVTVKGDSMFNAGIHDGDMLVVDRSLEARHGKVVVAVVNGELTVKRLEKTATGVRLLPENPDFAPIEVPEDASFFIWGVVTNVIHKID
- a CDS encoding DUF1653 domain-containing protein, encoding MSSITPGIYRHYKGPLYEVIGCAQHSETEEPLVVYRALYGEYGLWVRPVAMFEESVTHDGVPQPRFALVKAF
- a CDS encoding tRNA-dihydrouridine synthase, which encodes MKLVLAPMEGLVDDIMRDVLTRIGGIDWCVTEFVRVTSTLLPAKMFYRLAPELHRAARTRAGTTVRVQLLGSDPACLADNAARAAELGAPGIDLNFGCPAPTVNRHRGGAVLLTEPELLFEIVSAVRASVPAAIPVTAKMRLGYEDKSLAIECAQAIERAGADELTVHGRTKVEGYRPPAHWDWIARIRESVGLPVIANGEVWTVEDYRNIRRESGCETVMIGRGLIAAPDLARRIKAGEEAEPMPWAEMLPWLRDFFEQCRERAEGSAYPASRLKQWLGQLKHSYPEAVDLFEQVRRERQSTVIAQILASHK
- a CDS encoding NAD kinase, coding for MDRLFKNVGLVARHSKSSIVASLRQLADHLAASGVSVLIDRESVTPEEAGPYTLIDRLDLGKLADIVIVLGGDGTMLSIARLLAPYRVPMVGINQGRLGFMTDIPLHEMLSSVDAILAGEFIPEDRILLQATVMREDAEVMNALAFNDVVFSRGAVGSMIEFEIFVDNQFVYSQRSDGLIVSTPTGSTAYSLASGGPILHPTLQAIALVPICPQSLSNRPIAVNDSCEVEFMLTRGLDARVHFDGQSHCDLMEMDRVLIRRHRNHLRILHPVGYNYYDMLRHKLHWGERLL
- a CDS encoding response regulator transcription factor, translating into MDGSTNTMTPSVFIVDDDPAVRESLAMLIMAQGMHPVTFANAQEFVRDYREGEIGCMILDIRMPQMSGMALQELLIQNDVTIPIIFITGHGDVEQCSRAFRAGAIDFLTKPIDTSRLIDSLRRGIRLSIQQHKQETETLEVMQRLARISGREREVLEMVVEGLTSKEIARAMELSHRTVEAHRANLFSKLGVESLADLIRFYLKALETTGMKRSSHG
- the dbpA gene encoding ATP-dependent RNA helicase DbpA; amino-acid sequence: MNKTDFSSLPLSAAMLDNLASLGYTRMTPIQAQSLPVILDRQDLIAQAKTGSGKTAAFGLGLLDKINPRWFAVQALVLCPTRELADQVAKEIRRLARCTDNIKVVTLCGGTPMGPQIGSLEHGAHVVVGTPGRLHDHLSRNTLDLSKVQTLVLDEADRMVDMGFYEEIVGIVAACPRQRQTLLFSATYPDNIRKQSARFLKNPVEVKVESLHDASRIEQRFYKIQPERRLATVAALLGHFRPVSTIAFCNTKQQVRELANELQQQGFSALALYGELEQRERDEILVQFANRSCSVLVATDVAARGLDISTLEAVINVDLSHDPEIHIHRIGRTGRGGEKGLALSLVGPNDSKRLALIESYQQAKPEWAHPDELTSGGGPLVPPMVTLCIAAGRKDKVRPGDILGALTGEAGIAGQQVGKIAVFEFASYVALDRHVARQAFSRLSEGRIKGRSFKMRFIGA